The DNA window GGCATATGGGCTTACATCGATCTCAGAGGGTCTTCTAAGCTCTACACCGAGCTCCCTAAGAAGATCTGCAAGACCCTGCAAAGCCCTATAATCAACATCAACAGCATCTCTGAAATATGAGAGCTCATCCATATCACCAGCCCTTGAAAGCATTATAGCCAGAGACCTGAGATCGTGGTTAACTATATACCACTGATTAACAGCAAACCTCTTAATCGCATCAACACCAAGCCTACCCTCCATAGCATCTCTAACGAATGGATGGTTAACAATCTCATTCTCAA is part of the Sulfolobales archaeon genome and encodes:
- a CDS encoding TenA family transcriptional regulator, with product MGVGVDVRGFYREVRESLRSIENEIVNHPFVRDAMEGRLGVDAIKRFAVNQWYIVNHDLRSLAIMLSRAGDMDELSYFRDAVDVDYRALQGLADLLRELGVELRRPSEIDVSPYA